In one window of Desulfarculaceae bacterium DNA:
- a CDS encoding MarR family transcriptional regulator → MAIDEHILRSIRRIIRATDLHSRRLASEHRLTTPQLLCLRLLAQEGPHTPGALAKEMFLSQATITGVLDRLEKRSLVERRRDQSDRRKVSIHLTPGGREAVGHAPRSLHERFASRLESLGPAELDEIDRVLCKVVDMMEAGEVNAAPVIAADKDLGAPHAAPPAKANK, encoded by the coding sequence ATGGCCATCGACGAACACATCTTGCGCTCCATCCGCCGCATAATCCGGGCCACCGACCTGCACAGCCGCCGCCTGGCCAGCGAGCACCGTCTGACCACGCCGCAGCTGTTGTGTCTGCGCCTGTTGGCCCAGGAAGGCCCACACACTCCCGGGGCCCTGGCCAAGGAGATGTTCCTGAGCCAGGCCACCATCACCGGAGTGCTGGACCGGCTGGAAAAACGCAGCCTGGTGGAGAGGCGGCGCGACCAAAGCGACCGCCGCAAGGTGAGCATCCATCTGACCCCCGGCGGCCGCGAGGCCGTGGGCCACGCGCCCCGCTCCCTGCACGAGCGCTTCGCCTCCCGTCTGGAGTCCCTGGGCCCGGCCGAGTTGGACGAGATCGACCGGGTGCTCTGCAAGGTGGTGGACATGATGGAGGCTGGGGAGGTGAATGCCGCCCCGGTCATTGCCGCCGATAAGGATCTGGGTGCGCCCCATGCCGCGCCCCCGGCCAAAGCAAACAAATAA
- a CDS encoding proline/glycine betaine ABC transporter permease, protein MFQEAVIPLDAWVSQFVDWLVNNFRDFFQTIKWPVEQVLLGFDQGLNAIPPWVVIIVLALVAWRFSGLWLAVFTAASMVFIGLLGLWADTMTTLAMVVSSVIFCAAVGLPLGILAARSDRFDSYLRPVLDAMQTTPAFVYLVPIVMLFSVGNVAGVLATIIFSLPPIIRLTNLGIRQVPRELVEAGQAFGGTRWQILRKVQIPIALPTILAGLNQTIMMSLSMVVIAALIGAGGLGAPVILGLNTLDIGQAVIGGIGIVFMAMVLDRITQSMAKKDQP, encoded by the coding sequence ATGTTTCAAGAAGCCGTAATACCCCTGGACGCCTGGGTCTCCCAGTTCGTGGACTGGCTGGTAAACAATTTCCGGGACTTCTTCCAGACCATCAAATGGCCTGTGGAGCAGGTTCTGCTGGGCTTCGACCAGGGTCTCAACGCCATACCCCCCTGGGTGGTGATAATCGTCCTGGCCCTGGTGGCCTGGCGTTTCTCGGGCCTGTGGCTGGCCGTGTTCACCGCAGCCAGCATGGTGTTCATCGGCCTGCTGGGCCTCTGGGCCGACACCATGACCACCCTGGCCATGGTGGTGTCCTCGGTCATCTTCTGCGCCGCGGTGGGTTTACCCCTGGGCATCCTGGCCGCGCGCAGCGACCGCTTCGACTCCTACCTCAGGCCCGTGCTGGACGCCATGCAGACCACCCCGGCCTTCGTCTACCTGGTGCCCATCGTCATGCTCTTTTCGGTGGGCAACGTGGCCGGCGTGTTGGCCACCATCATCTTCTCCCTGCCGCCCATCATCCGCCTGACCAACCTGGGCATCCGCCAGGTTCCCCGGGAGCTGGTGGAGGCGGGCCAGGCCTTTGGCGGCACCCGCTGGCAGATTCTGCGCAAGGTGCAGATCCCCATCGCCCTGCCCACCATCCTGGCCGGGCTCAACCAGACCATCATGATGTCGCTGTCCATGGTGGTGATCGCCGCGCTCATCGGGGCCGGCGGCCTGGGCGCTCCGGTGATCCTGGGGCTGAACACCCTGGACATCGGCCAGGCGGTCATCGGCGGCATCGGCATCGTTTTCATGGCCATGGTCCTGGACCGCATCACCCAATCCATGGCAAAAAAGGATCAACCCTAG
- the proV gene encoding glycine betaine/L-proline ABC transporter ATP-binding protein ProV codes for MTEKIRVEGLYKIFGPNPKEGLRLCREGLSKEEIFDQTGLTVGVQDASFSINEGEIFVIMGLSGSGKSTIVRMFNRLIDPSAGRVIADGADVTAMRQEELVHFRLHNMSMVFQSFALMPHMSVLDNAAFGLELAGVAKDQRRARAKEALAQVGLAGWEDSYPKQLSGGMQQRVGLARGLAVDPAILLMDEAFSALDPLIRTEMQDELLKLQEKDQRTIVFISHDLDEAFRIGDRIAIMEGGKVIQVGSPEEILQHPANDYVRAFFRGVDPTNVISVGDIVRDSYPTIIVTKKGSLRASHEYLSQQERDFGYVLNSDRKYLGTVSTESLARAIEKGSPDAPLEQAFLKDAEPVLMDATMQDVLPLVASHEWPVPVVDENHKYKGVVTKYRFLKTLHRSEQAAA; via the coding sequence ATGACCGAGAAAATCAGAGTCGAAGGGCTGTACAAGATCTTCGGGCCCAACCCCAAAGAGGGGCTGCGCTTATGCCGCGAGGGCCTCAGCAAAGAGGAAATTTTCGACCAGACCGGCCTCACCGTGGGCGTGCAGGACGCCAGTTTCAGCATCAACGAAGGCGAAATATTCGTGATCATGGGCCTGTCCGGCTCGGGCAAGTCCACCATCGTGCGCATGTTCAACCGGCTCATCGACCCCAGCGCCGGCCGGGTCATCGCCGACGGGGCGGACGTGACCGCCATGCGCCAGGAAGAGCTGGTGCATTTCCGCCTGCACAACATGTCCATGGTCTTCCAGTCCTTCGCCCTCATGCCCCATATGAGCGTGCTGGACAACGCCGCCTTCGGCCTGGAGCTGGCCGGAGTGGCCAAGGACCAGCGCCGCGCCCGGGCCAAGGAGGCCCTGGCCCAGGTGGGCCTGGCGGGGTGGGAGGACTCCTACCCCAAACAGCTGAGCGGCGGGATGCAGCAGCGGGTGGGCCTGGCCCGGGGCCTGGCCGTGGACCCGGCCATCCTGCTCATGGACGAGGCCTTCAGCGCCCTGGACCCCCTGATCCGCACCGAGATGCAGGACGAGCTGTTGAAGCTCCAGGAGAAGGACCAGCGCACCATCGTGTTCATCAGCCACGACCTTGACGAGGCGTTCCGTATCGGGGACCGCATCGCTATAATGGAAGGCGGCAAGGTGATCCAGGTGGGCTCGCCCGAGGAGATTTTGCAGCACCCGGCCAACGACTACGTGCGGGCCTTCTTCCGGGGCGTGGACCCCACCAACGTCATCTCGGTGGGAGACATCGTGCGCGACTCCTACCCCACCATCATCGTGACCAAGAAGGGCAGCCTGCGCGCCAGCCACGAGTACCTGAGCCAGCAGGAGCGCGATTTCGGCTACGTGCTCAACTCCGACCGCAAGTACCTGGGCACCGTGTCCACCGAATCCCTGGCCCGGGCCATCGAAAAGGGCAGCCCGGACGCTCCCCTGGAGCAGGCCTTCCTCAAGGATGCCGAGCCGGTGCTGATGGACGCCACCATGCAGGACGTGCTGCCCCTGGTGGCCTCCCATGAGTGGCCGGTGCCGGTGGTGGACGAAAACCACAAGTACAAGGGCGTGGTAACCAAGTACCGCTTCCTCAAGACCCTGCACCGCTCCGAGCAAGCGGCGGCCTGA